The segment attcctagcatcccatatggtcccctgagcacttccagaagtgattcctgagtagagagccaggaataacccatgtgcTTTGCCGGGTGTAACCCTCCCCGCGAAAATAAAGGTAAACacagagcaaatcgataaacaatgggacgacagtgctacagtattattaTGTATTCAtcatacataatgaaatacagtATATTTGAACTCTTATATGCAGTTATGTCAGATGCTCTCACGAATTACATTGTTATATAAACATTTCTTCCCAAAACTTGCAAATTAATCCATTTTATCTGAAGAGTAAGTGAGTGGAAAAATGAAACTTTCACAAAGACTGCAGTATATCTGACTAGAGACTGTCAGTGCTGACTGAAGACAGTGAAGATCCGAATGGTCAAAATGACTAAGAATTACGACGTTTTTTGTCAATTCttatattatacatttttgtatgtcattttaaagaaatgaccAATGGCACCAATGTGTACTAGGTATAAACAGATGAGCAGTTAATCCTATATATGACATTATCCATCATCATCACACAATGATTTTGAAGAGAAATCAAGTTGTCATCTTAAACATTACAAAACTTACATTATTTTCACACCTGGTTTTGTGTACTACGATTTAAGTTAAGATATTCACAAGCATCATTCATACAGCAGATACTTTCTCCACCCACTTCTGTGGTCCCCGCatcattcaccagttcttctgtgacaCTGAGAGCACTGTGGGAGGGCTCTCTACCATCCCAAAGCCTGAAGTTCCAGCCTCTGGACAGAAAGGGAAGGCCGGACCCCCAGAGTTTTGCCCCTGAATCTACCCCTCCTGGTTTGCCTTTAGTCTCTAACCCCAAAGCCGTGCAGACACACTAGCATCAGCATGAAGTTACTTCCTGTTTCTTATATTAGAGGTATCAGTGAACCCAGGGCTCTCATTTGGTCACCTCCATAATGTCTGTTGCCAAAATGACCATCCTGACATACACACACCATTagtcattgctgcactcagtgcaaaagctaagatatggaatcaaacTAGTGTCCACAGACAGGTGAGTGGATTATAAAGATGtggtagaatactatgcagcttcatGGAGTGTTGGAATCATTCAATTTCCCATGTTTGAACtggaattcatcatgttgagtgaagtaagccagaagacaAAGCAGGGGAGGCTCACTTATCCACGGTATCCAGAAAACTGAATGAGGAAAAGTACTGCAGCTAAAGGGGGTGCCTAAGGCATCATTCACCCCAGTGTTtcgagaggagaaggacagagaaggaaagaaatcaagggggtaaGCAGAGAAATGGAACTAATGGGTGAACAGGcctcagggcttcagttatccgGTGACATGAGGGAGTGGTATAGTCACTTGCCCAaggcacagactcaacaaaactgagaacatgagatctaagctgcaacccctgaaactttgtaatgtgcctgtaagtgacaggcaggggtgggtggggatggagtggggagggaatatgggaacaccaGTGGAGGTATCTAAAACTTACATGTATGTAGAAAAATCTGAGTAGCCCAGAGAGTCTAGAAGAGCAGAATTAGGAAAGTCAGAATACTAGAATAAACAAGGGCTGTTAAACTGCAGTGGACTGGCAGATTTTGACATCAGCATGAACAGTTCCAATGACCAGAATAGTAACTCCCGTGCCTATATTGCTGTATGATTTCTGACTAGAAGTCTCAAAAATTCACTGatgaaacaaaattacaaacaaaattacaaaagcaaTGATACTGAGTCAGTTGTCTTTGTGTCCTAGTAAGGGAGAACTACATTGTTCTTAGACCTATGGAAAAATTACTTTACTGAGGAACAATCAATCTTCTACTCCAAATGTCAAAATTTTACCTTCgatcattttgcattttttttcttagatgttctccatgtgaatttattttaaaggcataagacaaaatttttaatatttttaagcctGTTGAATTTCAATTTTATGAATCTGCTAAGTACCTAAagttatttatttccatttttattttaatataaacagCCTAGTCCATTCTTTAGAGCATAGAAATGAGATAAAACATGTTTTGTTACCTGTGAAGGggcatatttttctctctccttttacacAATTTCTGATCTTTATTCTCTTTTGCATgactatttttcactttatttgctCATTTTGTGGATAACTACATTTTTCCCCATGTGAAAACTTAATCGTTAAGTtcaactatttttctttcattctcttaacaCTAATGAATCAAGCAATTAAATTTTCAATTTCAATCAGGGTATATTTGCCTAGATAGGCAGATAGCTTTGATTTATTATAGTTAGGAAGTCAAAATAGTGTTAAAATGTATGTACTTATATATGAACTTGCTAGACCTCACCATAGtaatttagttattaaaattatCCTTTCATTTTATCATCATACATGTCTATtaacatatgtgtttatataattttatatctcttAATTATTATGTATTCATTTGAACTTTTATAAGCATGTATAACAGAGGTTCTCACAAATTACATTGTTGTGTAAACATTTTTCCCCAGACTTGCAAATTAATCCATTCATGTGAAGAGGCCAAGTAAGTGGAAAAATGAAACTATCACAAAGACTGCAGCATATCTGACTGGAGACTAACATTGTTGATTAAAGACAACTGAAGttgcaaatgataaaaatattaagaattatgGCATGTTGTTTGTTAATTCTTATATCATACATTATTATATGTCATTTTATAGACATGACAAATGACACTAATGTATCTTAGGTATAAACAAATGAGcaatttatcatatatatatggtatTTCCATCATCATCACACAAAATGATtaggaaaagaaatcaagttgACATCTTCAACATTATGAAACTGACATTATTTTCAACCTTAAGATTTAAGTTAAGATATTCAAAGAAGTAATTTTTAAGTTGTACATATGTAGTACTAGGTCTAAGTAAGTTTATACTCAACTAGCACAAAGAAATAGTTGGgtaaatcagaaaatatttggaatttaaatttttgattgaTTAAAACGCAGTATATTTTGAATTTGTATCACAACTGAGAATGAATAGAAATAATACCTCTCAACAAAAGAGGTATAATACTCTTTTTTGAAAAACCTTGCTTATAGCCAACTTGATAGCTTTATTTCGCAGACTATAGATCACTGGATTGAATGTTGGGGGAACAACTGTATAAAGAATAGTAAGAAAAATGTCTGAAGCAGTTGGAGAGCCAGAATGAGGCTTGAAATACTCGAAGGCAGATGTAGAAAGGAACAATATGACGACAGCGAGGTGGGGAAGGCAAGTGGAAAAGGCTTTGGCTCTGCCCTCCgcagatggcatcctcagcacTGAAGAGAATATGTGTACATAGGAGAACCCAATAAACAGGAAACAAAGGAGTCCCAGGAAAGCCACAAAGGCAGTGACACTGACCTCACCCAGATACTCATTGGAGCATGAGAGTCGCAGGAGCTGGGGGAtgtcacagaagaactggtgaacTACACGGGGACCACAGAAGtggatggagaaagtagctgccGTATGCATGACTCCAGAGATGGCCCCACTCACCCAGACACCGGCCACTccatggacacaggttctgaGGTCCATTATGACATCATAGTGCAATGGaaggcagatggccacgtagcggtcataggacatcaccgTGAGAATGGCCACCTcggcaataacacagagggtaaaAGCAAAGACCTGCACGATGCATTCCCAGAGGGAAATATTCCCACTGTGCATAAAAGAGTTGTAAATGAATCTTGGCACAGTCACAGAAATGTAGCAGAGATCCAgaaaggagagatgcttcaggaagaaatacatgggggactggagactgtcatccagggatgtggtggtgatgatgagcatgttgccaGTTAACGCCAACAAGTAGAGAAGGAGGAACAAACAAGCAGAGATGATTTCTAGCTCAGGCTTGGTAGAAAACCCCATGAGGAGAAACCCACTCATGGTGAAATTTGTCATACTTCTGCTGTTGACTCTAAGACACAATAGATAATCTTAAATACATTCATTTTAAATAACATCATTGAAGAGCCTGAATATGTAGTGAAAAAGTACTTCATTCTAAATAGGCATGTTATGTAGTGGTAACCATACTGACAAATTTACATGTCTTTGTGAAGGAATGAACACTGACTATGAAGATTATTAatgttaaaatttctatttcaattGATAAcagaaaaagatgaataaaaatgtCAGTTATAGAGTACAGCAGTGAAGTGTATGCTTTCAAGTACCCATAAtgcttttatacttttgtttttgtgtttgtttggttttagaccACTCTCAGTGAGGCTGCTGGCCATTCCCAGTTCAGTCTCGTGGGTTACTGAAGATCAGTTGTGGAAAAAACAAAGCATGGGATTCTGGATGCAAAGCGTGCTCTTGCCCCCAGCTGATTTGATTCCTTGCATCAGGTagtttctgagcatcaccagtgagCCCCggaggtccttgagcactgcataCTAATCCCTTCCTCCTCAGCATGGCAGGAACCTGGGGGCACCTGACTCTTGGGCCCGAGCTCTGAACTGCCAGTTTGCTTAGCAGAATGTCAAGGGATTGACCCAGGGGTCACCTGAACACATATTGGGTAGTTTCTACCCCTCCTCAATGAAAACACAAATATTCACATGGAAATATGGTGTAGGTTTAGAGCTGAGATTTGCCTTCATGGACCAGGTTAGATCCTTCACGGACCAGATTAGGACCAGATTAGGTCATTATTAGTTCCTGGGTAACACATGCCTCCTCCAAAAGCATTGCTGGTCCTGAGGTCCATGAGCACTTCTGGGGGAAGGTTTAGTTGCTCCCTAGTATTGAAGTACCCAACAACACTGCACCCTCATGCCCTAGAATTAACACTGATTGATAAGGATGGAAGTGAATGTTTGACTCCACAAATGTTTCTGCAGTGGAAGGAGTTTCCTTTCCTAGTTTTAATTAATATAatgtctatttatatatttttacttaaattctCAAGTAAACATAAGACTCTTCTTATGTCCTCAAAATCTGTCTTTTGTTTGCATTCCATTTCACAGTACAGCCTGCTGTCTACAACCTAAGGAAAGTCACCATGCACAGGTAGAAATGTCTTACCTCATCATAGGGACAAGCTGCCGGTCTCAGAAGCTGTCACCTGGCTGAAAGTCCTATCTCTGCCACTCAGTTCCTTTCAATAAAATGTAGTCTGGAAAGTCAAACACGCGTCCCTTTgagtcttttggccatttggggtTAGGTGGAAAGTGCCTTTGTCGGCAGCTGAGATCCTGGGTGCTCTGGGCATTGGCAATTCTGTGCAACACTCTGGGGTCCAAACTTGCAATTCTATTGGGTTTTCTTGCAACACACTTTTTCTCTTGAAGTGATTTTAATGATCACACGTAGTTACTGGAAGCATAGCTTTGTGCTTATTGATCACATCATAAATACGTTATAAATTGTgttttgattttcaaatattctataagacaaattaatttctttaattttatcaactatatcacaatttaatttataatgGGTTCTTGGGACAATACTCAGGCTTGTACTTGcctgtttaaaaaaattgagataataatgaataaattcttGCCAATTAAACAAGGATATCTTATggtctaattttaatattttatattatggatTTGGTCACATGGTTATAGTACTATTAAAGTTTAAGCACTATGTACAAATTTACTGCCCTCACCAAAGTATCCAAGCAAAGTGTCCTAGATCCCCCATTGTCCCTATGTGACCTGTAATCTGCCTTTTCCTTTTCCATCTCTTCCCTACTTCCTGATAATCTGAGTTCTGTAAATCAAGGCCTTGTGTTTCTCATTGTTCCTTCCCATCCAATAATATTCTACAATCTTGGCCTCTCTTTCTGCATACCAGagagaagtgagatcatctgttTTGTCATTTACCCTCTAACTTATTTCTCTTATATACTTTCCAATCCCATCGACATTGAAGCCAAGtgtgtgatttcattttttctaacatctgcacaGTATTGCATTATCTATATAATAACTTCTCTCTCCATTCTTATGTtactggacatttgggttgtttctaagtCCTGCATATTGTACTAATCATTGCAATGAAGCTGTTGTGCTTAATCATTATGTTAattggggttttgttgttattggatGGTGTAGATGCTGAGAAGttgaattgctgaatcatattgGAGGTCTATGTTTACTCCTTTGAGAAAAATTCACAATACTTTCCATAGACACTTAAACTGAcaacattccaaccagcagtgaatgaggatttgTGTTTTACAGCACTGGTTATTCcaaaactttgaaatatacagCACTGTTACATATGTGACATGTTATTtcactgatattttatttatttatatttttttttgcatttccctgatatcaGAAAACTATGAGCACTTCTTCATGTCTGTGGGTCATCTGTATGACCTCTTCAGTGAAGTGCCTGTTCATTTTTCCCATCGTTTataatgagatttttgttaattttattcttgAGCATTTGATAGCATAATACATAATAGATATTAGccattatttgaaatatttgtgcaaattttttctcatattgtatagggtatcttttttttaaattttatttttattattaaatcaccatgtggaaagttacagtttccagtcTTATCTCAGTTATATACTGCTCgtacacccaacccttcaccagtgcccattttccaccaccaaaaccccagtataccttccaccccctcacccccacccccgcttgcgtagctgataaatttaactttattttctctttaccttaattacattccatatttcaacacaatattcactattgttgttagagtttcccctcaaaaaaaaaaaaacaacatacaGCTCTGCTGACAAAGAAGCATTAgatagttttctattgctgagaatgaagagatatgaagtcttcatttaggatttctgtattttagtactttagtaattaagtccagggagatttatgttagaaattgcaccatttcccttcctggggcagcatggggctctggcttagttcacagtctagagacattggtggga is part of the Sorex araneus isolate mSorAra2 chromosome 2, mSorAra2.pri, whole genome shotgun sequence genome and harbors:
- the LOC101553923 gene encoding olfactory receptor 14J1-like, coding for MTNFTMSGFLLMGFSTKPELEIISACLFLLLYLLALTGNMLIITTTSLDDSLQSPMYFFLKHLSFLDLCYISVTVPRFIYNSFMHSGNISLWECIVQVFAFTLCVIAEVAILTVMSYDRYVAICLPLHYDVIMDLRTCVHGVAGVWVSGAISGVMHTAATFSIHFCGPRVVHQFFCDIPQLLRLSCSNEYLGEVSVTAFVAFLGLLCFLFIGFSYVHIFSSVLRMPSAEGRAKAFSTCLPHLAVVILFLSTSAFEYFKPHSGSPTASDIFLTILYTVVPPTFNPVIYSLRNKAIKLAISKVFQKRVLYLFC